One window from the genome of Cyprinus carpio isolate SPL01 chromosome B1, ASM1834038v1, whole genome shotgun sequence encodes:
- the gpr78a gene encoding G-protein coupled receptor 26: MNLLDIFLELLIVVIAVVSLVSNLLVLLCFTCSAQVRAQVPAIFIMNLSFCNILIAVLNMPSTLLGVVKHQKPFGDHFCYTVSFMDTFLTTNTMLSMAALGIDRWIAVVFPLTYPSKMRLKNAALMVSYAWIHSLAFSLTALLLSWVDYSPAYASCTVHLREDAESRGHFMVFTAVFHACTFAFSLFILCFAYLKVLQVARFHCKRIDVITVQTLLLLVDIHPSVKQRCLLEQKKRRQRATKKICIFIGSFVLCFTPYVITRLTELAPSVKITRYWGIMSKCLVYSKAASDPFVYSLLRQQYKMALFGICNRILGRNLYTLSGDCSPSGM, from the exons ATGAACTTATTGGATATATTTCTAGAACTACTCATCGTTGTGATTGCAGTGGTGTCACTCGTGTCGAACTTGCTGGTGTTACTATGCTTCACCTGCAGCGCACAAGTTCGTGCACAGGTGCCAGCGATCTTCATCATGAACCTCTCATTCTGCAACATCCTCATCGCTGTTCTCAACATGCCTTCTACCCTGCTTGGGGTCGTAAAACACCAAAAGCCTTTTGGCGACCACTTTTGTTATACAGTGAGCTTTATGGATACTTTTCTGACTACCAACACGATGTTGAGCATGGCAGCTCTCGGCATAGACCGCTGGATAGCCGTGGTTTTTCCTTTGACTTATCCCAGCAAAATGAGACTCAAGAATGCTGCGCTAATGGTCAGCTATGCCTGGATTCACTCGCTCGCTTTCTCgctcactgctctcctgctgtcCTGGGTCGATTACAGTCCCGCGTACGCGTCTTGCACCGTGCACCTGAGAGAAGATGCTGAGAGCCGCGGTCACTTCATGGTGTTCACTGCGGTCTTCCACGCGTGTACCTTCGCCTTCTCTCTTTTCATTCTATGCTTTGCCTACCTGAAAGTGCTACAAGTGGCGCGCTTCCATTGTAAGAGGATAGATGTCATAACGGTGCAGACACTTTTACTACTTGTCGACATTCATCCGag tgTAAAACAACGGTGCTTACTGGAGCAGAAGAAAAGGAGACAGAGGGCCACTAagaaaatctgcattttcatCGGGTCGTTCGTCCTGTGCTTCACCCCCTATGTCATAACACG ACTGACTGAACTGGCTCCTTCAGTAAAAATTACCCGTTATTGGGGGATCATGAGCAAGTGCTTGGTGTACAGCAAAGCTGCATCTGACCCTTTCGTCTACTCCCTCTTACGGCAACAATATAAGATGGCCCTTTTTGGAATTTGCAACAGGATTTTGGGACGGAACTTATACACACTTTCTGGTGACTGCAGTCCCTCAGGCATGTAA
- the cpz gene encoding carboxypeptidase Z isoform X1 encodes MINIVRRSDCHIIQFMDSKMLTVLILLSSLATCLSVPRRCSPEEAAIGRCRTPAEERPQCMEMVLGYCQDVPYSHTIFPNIVGHRSRQDLEMGAEYLLLSVIHGLLNGECSPDIRLLGCSVLAPRCQDNKLMKPCRSSCEMVKKSCIHAFDAIQMAWPYFLDCDRFFVGDEEGCYDPLSELREKQDVAIANISDGGIFTVIQFTYHTNTQMSSILKKTASKCSHISQTYSIGRSVEGKDLLAIEFSNNPGQHDLLEPEIKLIGNMHGNEVLGRQLLIYLAQYLCSEYLLGNERIQTIINTTRIHILPSMNPDGYEIAASEVADRNDPENINQEGHQYNGWTSGRANAQNLDLNRNFPDLTSIFYNRRRFRHFRNNHIPIPESYWSNKVIAPETYAVMKWIRAHPFVISASLHGGELVISYPFDFSRHPQEERMYSPTPDEQIFKQLARTYADAHATMSNNDTERCGASFANKGGITNGAQWYSFAGGMSDFNYLHSNCYEITVELGCDKFPSEVELYPEWLRNKEALLSFMEFVHRGIKGIVKDEHGNGIKGATISVRGMRHDITTAEDGDYWRLLNPGVHIVTAAASGYTKVSKRIRLPRNIHVGRVDFVLKKVPRDPSLDYFNIPELDSYDHFDPFNQFEQSSQRELSENGEERTEKPWWWSYFSQLGISAPTWLLRNY; translated from the exons ATGATCAACATTGTACGTCGTAGCGACTGCCACATCATTCAGTTTATGGACAGCAAAATGCTCAcggttttaatacttttaagctCACTGGCGACATGCTTGAGCGTCCCAAGAAGATGTTCTCCTGAAGAAGCAGCAATAG gaagaTGCAGAACACCTGCAGAAGAGAGGC CACAGTGTATGGAGATGGTGCTTGGTTACTGTCAGGATGTGCCCTACAGCCACACCATATTCCCCAACATCGTGGGCCATCGTTCACGGCAGGATTTAGAGATGGGTGCAGAGTACCTGCTCTTGAGCGTGATCCATGGCTTGCTGAATGGAGAATGTTCTCCAGACATCCGTCTGTTGGGCTGCTCAGTGTTGGCTCCCCGTTGTCAAGACAACAAGTTAATGAAGCCGTGCCGCAGCTCGTGTGAAATGGTGAAAAAGAGCTGTATTCATGCCTTTGATGCCATCCAAATGGCATGGCCTTACTTTCTGGACTGCGACCGATTCTTTGTTGGCGATGAGGAGGGCTGTTATGATCCATTGTCAGAGTTAAGAG AAAAGCAGGATGTGGCCATTGCCAATATATCTGATGGTGGTATTTTCACTGTCATTCAGTTCACTTACCACACCAACACTCAAATGTCCAGCATCCTGAAAAAGACAGCATCAAAATGCTCTCATATCTCACAAACATATAGCATTGGGCGCAGTGTGGAAGGAAAAGACTTACTGGCTATTGAATTCTCCAATAACCCTGGACAACATGACCTAT TGGAGCCAGAGATAAAATTAATTGGGAACATGCATGGAAACGAGGTTCTCGGCCGGCAGCTGCTGATTTACCTGGCTCAGTATCTGTGTTCTGAGTATCTGCTGGGCAATGAGCGAATTCAGACCATCATCAACACCACACGCATCCATATCCTACCCTCCATGAATCCTGACGGCTATGAGATTGCCGCTTCTGAGGTAGCCGATAGGAACGACCCCGAAAACATCAACCAGGAA GGTCATCAGTACAACGGGTGGACCAGCGGTCGGGCCAATGCACAGAATCTCGATCTGAACCGCAACTTCCCTGACCTCACCTCCATCTTCTACAATCGCCGTCGCTTCAGACATTTCCGTAATAACCACATCCCAATCCCTGAGTCCTACTGGTCAAATAAG GTAATTGCACCAGAGACCTATGCTGTAATGAAGTGGATAAGAGCCCATCCTTTCGTTATATCTGCCAGTCTTCATGGTGGAGAACTGGTCATCTCATACCCTTTTGACTTCTCTAGACACCCACAAGAAGAAAGGATGTACTCCCCCACACCAGATGAACAA ATTTTTAAGCAGTTGGCTAGGACGTATGCAGATGCCCATGCCACTATGTCCAACAATGACACAGAGCGATGTGGAGCCTCATTTGCCAATAAAGGAGGGATAACCAATGGAGCCCAGTGGTATAGTTTTGCTGGAG GTATGTCAGACTTTAACTACCTGCACAGTAACTGTTATGAGATCACTGTGGAGCTGGGCTGTGATAAATTCCCCTCTGAAGTGGAGCTCTATCCTGAGTGGCTCAGGAATAAGGAGGCACTACTCAGCTTTATGGagttt GTCCACAGAGGTATAAAGGGCATTGTGAAGGATGAACATGGAAATGGCATAAAAGGAGCTACGATATCTGTCAGAGGGATGCGACATGACATCACTACAg cTGAGGATGGTGATTACTGGAGACTGTTGAATCCAGGTGTCCACATTGTGACTGCTGCTGCCTCCGGCTACACTAAAGTATCTAAGCGCATTCGTCTGCCAAGGAACATACATGTGGGCCGGGTGGACTTTGTGCTGAAGAAGGTCCCACGAGATCCTTCTCTTGACTACTTCAACATCCCTGAGCTGGACAGCTATGACCATTTTGACCCATTTAATCAGTTTGAGCAGTCCAGCCAGAGGGAGCTGAGTGAGAATGGGGAGGAGAGGACTGAGAAGCCCTGGTGGTGGTCTTATTTCAGCCAGTTAGGCATATCTGCACCTACCTGGCTCCTACGGAACTACTAG
- the cpz gene encoding carboxypeptidase Z isoform X2: protein MINIVRRSDCHIIQFMDSKMLTVLILLSSLATCLSVPRRCSPEEAAIGRCRTPAEERPQCMEMVLGYCQDVPYSHTIFPNIVGHRSRQDLEMGAEYLLLSVIHGLLNGECSPDIRLLGCSVLAPRCQDNKLMKPCRSSCEMVKKSCIHAFDAIQMAWPYFLDCDRFFVGDEEGCYDPLSELREKQDVAIANISDGGIFTVIQFTYHTNTQMSSILKKTASKCSHISQTYSIGRSVEGKDLLAIEFSNNPGQHDLLEPEIKLIGNMHGNEVLGRQLLIYLAQYLCSEYLLGNERIQTIINTTRIHILPSMNPDGYEIAASEGHQYNGWTSGRANAQNLDLNRNFPDLTSIFYNRRRFRHFRNNHIPIPESYWSNKVIAPETYAVMKWIRAHPFVISASLHGGELVISYPFDFSRHPQEERMYSPTPDEQIFKQLARTYADAHATMSNNDTERCGASFANKGGITNGAQWYSFAGGMSDFNYLHSNCYEITVELGCDKFPSEVELYPEWLRNKEALLSFMEFVHRGIKGIVKDEHGNGIKGATISVRGMRHDITTAEDGDYWRLLNPGVHIVTAAASGYTKVSKRIRLPRNIHVGRVDFVLKKVPRDPSLDYFNIPELDSYDHFDPFNQFEQSSQRELSENGEERTEKPWWWSYFSQLGISAPTWLLRNY from the exons ATGATCAACATTGTACGTCGTAGCGACTGCCACATCATTCAGTTTATGGACAGCAAAATGCTCAcggttttaatacttttaagctCACTGGCGACATGCTTGAGCGTCCCAAGAAGATGTTCTCCTGAAGAAGCAGCAATAG gaagaTGCAGAACACCTGCAGAAGAGAGGC CACAGTGTATGGAGATGGTGCTTGGTTACTGTCAGGATGTGCCCTACAGCCACACCATATTCCCCAACATCGTGGGCCATCGTTCACGGCAGGATTTAGAGATGGGTGCAGAGTACCTGCTCTTGAGCGTGATCCATGGCTTGCTGAATGGAGAATGTTCTCCAGACATCCGTCTGTTGGGCTGCTCAGTGTTGGCTCCCCGTTGTCAAGACAACAAGTTAATGAAGCCGTGCCGCAGCTCGTGTGAAATGGTGAAAAAGAGCTGTATTCATGCCTTTGATGCCATCCAAATGGCATGGCCTTACTTTCTGGACTGCGACCGATTCTTTGTTGGCGATGAGGAGGGCTGTTATGATCCATTGTCAGAGTTAAGAG AAAAGCAGGATGTGGCCATTGCCAATATATCTGATGGTGGTATTTTCACTGTCATTCAGTTCACTTACCACACCAACACTCAAATGTCCAGCATCCTGAAAAAGACAGCATCAAAATGCTCTCATATCTCACAAACATATAGCATTGGGCGCAGTGTGGAAGGAAAAGACTTACTGGCTATTGAATTCTCCAATAACCCTGGACAACATGACCTAT TGGAGCCAGAGATAAAATTAATTGGGAACATGCATGGAAACGAGGTTCTCGGCCGGCAGCTGCTGATTTACCTGGCTCAGTATCTGTGTTCTGAGTATCTGCTGGGCAATGAGCGAATTCAGACCATCATCAACACCACACGCATCCATATCCTACCCTCCATGAATCCTGACGGCTATGAGATTGCCGCTTCTGAG GGTCATCAGTACAACGGGTGGACCAGCGGTCGGGCCAATGCACAGAATCTCGATCTGAACCGCAACTTCCCTGACCTCACCTCCATCTTCTACAATCGCCGTCGCTTCAGACATTTCCGTAATAACCACATCCCAATCCCTGAGTCCTACTGGTCAAATAAG GTAATTGCACCAGAGACCTATGCTGTAATGAAGTGGATAAGAGCCCATCCTTTCGTTATATCTGCCAGTCTTCATGGTGGAGAACTGGTCATCTCATACCCTTTTGACTTCTCTAGACACCCACAAGAAGAAAGGATGTACTCCCCCACACCAGATGAACAA ATTTTTAAGCAGTTGGCTAGGACGTATGCAGATGCCCATGCCACTATGTCCAACAATGACACAGAGCGATGTGGAGCCTCATTTGCCAATAAAGGAGGGATAACCAATGGAGCCCAGTGGTATAGTTTTGCTGGAG GTATGTCAGACTTTAACTACCTGCACAGTAACTGTTATGAGATCACTGTGGAGCTGGGCTGTGATAAATTCCCCTCTGAAGTGGAGCTCTATCCTGAGTGGCTCAGGAATAAGGAGGCACTACTCAGCTTTATGGagttt GTCCACAGAGGTATAAAGGGCATTGTGAAGGATGAACATGGAAATGGCATAAAAGGAGCTACGATATCTGTCAGAGGGATGCGACATGACATCACTACAg cTGAGGATGGTGATTACTGGAGACTGTTGAATCCAGGTGTCCACATTGTGACTGCTGCTGCCTCCGGCTACACTAAAGTATCTAAGCGCATTCGTCTGCCAAGGAACATACATGTGGGCCGGGTGGACTTTGTGCTGAAGAAGGTCCCACGAGATCCTTCTCTTGACTACTTCAACATCCCTGAGCTGGACAGCTATGACCATTTTGACCCATTTAATCAGTTTGAGCAGTCCAGCCAGAGGGAGCTGAGTGAGAATGGGGAGGAGAGGACTGAGAAGCCCTGGTGGTGGTCTTATTTCAGCCAGTTAGGCATATCTGCACCTACCTGGCTCCTACGGAACTACTAG
- the cpz gene encoding carboxypeptidase Z isoform X3, producing MEMVLGYCQDVPYSHTIFPNIVGHRSRQDLEMGAEYLLLSVIHGLLNGECSPDIRLLGCSVLAPRCQDNKLMKPCRSSCEMVKKSCIHAFDAIQMAWPYFLDCDRFFVGDEEGCYDPLSELREKQDVAIANISDGGIFTVIQFTYHTNTQMSSILKKTASKCSHISQTYSIGRSVEGKDLLAIEFSNNPGQHDLLEPEIKLIGNMHGNEVLGRQLLIYLAQYLCSEYLLGNERIQTIINTTRIHILPSMNPDGYEIAASEVADRNDPENINQEGHQYNGWTSGRANAQNLDLNRNFPDLTSIFYNRRRFRHFRNNHIPIPESYWSNKVIAPETYAVMKWIRAHPFVISASLHGGELVISYPFDFSRHPQEERMYSPTPDEQIFKQLARTYADAHATMSNNDTERCGASFANKGGITNGAQWYSFAGGMSDFNYLHSNCYEITVELGCDKFPSEVELYPEWLRNKEALLSFMEFVHRGIKGIVKDEHGNGIKGATISVRGMRHDITTAEDGDYWRLLNPGVHIVTAAASGYTKVSKRIRLPRNIHVGRVDFVLKKVPRDPSLDYFNIPELDSYDHFDPFNQFEQSSQRELSENGEERTEKPWWWSYFSQLGISAPTWLLRNY from the exons ATGGAGATGGTGCTTGGTTACTGTCAGGATGTGCCCTACAGCCACACCATATTCCCCAACATCGTGGGCCATCGTTCACGGCAGGATTTAGAGATGGGTGCAGAGTACCTGCTCTTGAGCGTGATCCATGGCTTGCTGAATGGAGAATGTTCTCCAGACATCCGTCTGTTGGGCTGCTCAGTGTTGGCTCCCCGTTGTCAAGACAACAAGTTAATGAAGCCGTGCCGCAGCTCGTGTGAAATGGTGAAAAAGAGCTGTATTCATGCCTTTGATGCCATCCAAATGGCATGGCCTTACTTTCTGGACTGCGACCGATTCTTTGTTGGCGATGAGGAGGGCTGTTATGATCCATTGTCAGAGTTAAGAG AAAAGCAGGATGTGGCCATTGCCAATATATCTGATGGTGGTATTTTCACTGTCATTCAGTTCACTTACCACACCAACACTCAAATGTCCAGCATCCTGAAAAAGACAGCATCAAAATGCTCTCATATCTCACAAACATATAGCATTGGGCGCAGTGTGGAAGGAAAAGACTTACTGGCTATTGAATTCTCCAATAACCCTGGACAACATGACCTAT TGGAGCCAGAGATAAAATTAATTGGGAACATGCATGGAAACGAGGTTCTCGGCCGGCAGCTGCTGATTTACCTGGCTCAGTATCTGTGTTCTGAGTATCTGCTGGGCAATGAGCGAATTCAGACCATCATCAACACCACACGCATCCATATCCTACCCTCCATGAATCCTGACGGCTATGAGATTGCCGCTTCTGAGGTAGCCGATAGGAACGACCCCGAAAACATCAACCAGGAA GGTCATCAGTACAACGGGTGGACCAGCGGTCGGGCCAATGCACAGAATCTCGATCTGAACCGCAACTTCCCTGACCTCACCTCCATCTTCTACAATCGCCGTCGCTTCAGACATTTCCGTAATAACCACATCCCAATCCCTGAGTCCTACTGGTCAAATAAG GTAATTGCACCAGAGACCTATGCTGTAATGAAGTGGATAAGAGCCCATCCTTTCGTTATATCTGCCAGTCTTCATGGTGGAGAACTGGTCATCTCATACCCTTTTGACTTCTCTAGACACCCACAAGAAGAAAGGATGTACTCCCCCACACCAGATGAACAA ATTTTTAAGCAGTTGGCTAGGACGTATGCAGATGCCCATGCCACTATGTCCAACAATGACACAGAGCGATGTGGAGCCTCATTTGCCAATAAAGGAGGGATAACCAATGGAGCCCAGTGGTATAGTTTTGCTGGAG GTATGTCAGACTTTAACTACCTGCACAGTAACTGTTATGAGATCACTGTGGAGCTGGGCTGTGATAAATTCCCCTCTGAAGTGGAGCTCTATCCTGAGTGGCTCAGGAATAAGGAGGCACTACTCAGCTTTATGGagttt GTCCACAGAGGTATAAAGGGCATTGTGAAGGATGAACATGGAAATGGCATAAAAGGAGCTACGATATCTGTCAGAGGGATGCGACATGACATCACTACAg cTGAGGATGGTGATTACTGGAGACTGTTGAATCCAGGTGTCCACATTGTGACTGCTGCTGCCTCCGGCTACACTAAAGTATCTAAGCGCATTCGTCTGCCAAGGAACATACATGTGGGCCGGGTGGACTTTGTGCTGAAGAAGGTCCCACGAGATCCTTCTCTTGACTACTTCAACATCCCTGAGCTGGACAGCTATGACCATTTTGACCCATTTAATCAGTTTGAGCAGTCCAGCCAGAGGGAGCTGAGTGAGAATGGGGAGGAGAGGACTGAGAAGCCCTGGTGGTGGTCTTATTTCAGCCAGTTAGGCATATCTGCACCTACCTGGCTCCTACGGAACTACTAG